The nucleotide sequence ACTCTCATAGTAAACCCGTAATCATGCTCGATAATCTTAGTCGAGACATTGGCTCTATGTCTATTGGCTTTAATAACCGCAGTGGTGCCAAAGATGCCACTCAATACCTTATTGATTGCGGGCATCGCAAAATCACCTACCTTGCGGGACCTGAAAGTTCTTTATCCTATCAAGAACGCTCTGCTGGTTTTGTTGAATGTATGAATAATAACAAAATCACAATGTCAACGGATACTATCTATCCCTGCGGATCATCTGCTGAAGAAGGCTACTCGGCTGCTTTATCACTTCTTAGCCAAACTTCTCGCCCGTCGGCTTTATTCTGTTTCAATGATTATATCGCGATTGGTGTTTATCGAGCGGCTCAAGAATTAAAGCTTAATATCCCAACAGATCTATCAATAATTGGCTTTGATAACATCAACCTTACGAAGCTACTATCACCTTCACTCACAAGTGTGAGTATACATATTGATAAAGTGGCTGCAGATGCGGCTGACAACATGCTTAAATTTTTAAATGATGAAAATACAGTCATCCCATAGAGCAGGAAAAACTGACTCTTTAATACATTTCCCTGTGTAAATACCTTCTATTTATTAGATGGATGTTTTGGTTTTGATTAAGGCTCAGTCATTGGCTGTCCCATAGATTTATGTAAATCCCGGCAAATACTGCTGAGGAGGAGTTGAGTATAGCCTTGGTGGGTCACTGGCTGTCCCACAGGATTTGAGGACTGAGTACAATTCAAGCCTTGACCATAGTACGCCACGGATAACGGTGAATATTCTTGAGAAAGAATATTTCCACTTACTTTGAAATGCTAAAAATCGCAAAAGCACGTAAGTCAATAATGCTGTCCAAACTTGCCACCGAATGGCATTTTCGTTATGGCCAAGGAAATCAGATATTTGCAATGTTTGTTTGATCTGTTTGAAAAACACTTCGATTCCCCAACGTGATTTATAGATTTGTGCGACTGAACTGGGAGCCCATTTAAAGTTGTTAGTAATGAAAACCATTTTCTTAAGTTTTCCGTCAATTTCTACTTCAGCTTCGACAAGTCGTAATTCTGTCGGGTAATGCAGTTGAGTTTTCGTACCTTTGAGACGAATACGCTGATCACGGATGATAGAACCTTTGGCTTCAGAGATATTTTCAATAATCTCGTAGCTCATATTATCTTTTGCCCGAGTAACCCAAAATACTTTACGTTCATTGAGGTGAAAGAGATGTTTATAATCCACGTAAGCCTTATCAAAAACCACTATTTCTCCAGGTAACATTCCTGCACATAATTCCTTTGCTTCCGTTGAATCATGAGTGTTCGCAGCTTTTACAATAGCGAAAGAAGGTAAGAAATTTTGTAAGTTAAGCTTCATGTGACATTTAGCCGCAGCTTTACGACGACGATGTTTTGCCCATGGCATACAATTAGCAACAAGCTGGATAGTTGTAGAATCCACCGCGTGAATTGCTTTTTTGAAACGTCTAGGAAAACCAGTATATTTTTGCTGAATACCAAAGCCCGCATACTTATTCTGTAAGTGATTAAGAACACTCCAGAAAAGTTCTTCTGCCATGTCGGCATTACGAGTTCTATTTGCGTTAGATAAGGTATTTCGTTTCGGGACTGTCGCGCCTCGTATAGGCTCAAGGCTTCCACTATGATTTTGAAGGCTATCGCAAATATCATTTAAGCTCAGAGAATGAGATAACTGAGCATAAAGTAAGGTTAGAACATGGCTCCAAGGACTAAACTTACGAGTTTTGATTCCGTGCTTATCTGCAAGTTTTTGAACTAAATGTCCTGGAATTAATTGGCAGATTTGTTTGAGACTACATACATTACTTTTGTCTGGCTTCATGATGGACTCCTTTTTTTGTCGTTATTAAAAGAAACATCTGAAGCTAGATTTTTCATAGCTTAGTTATTTTTATGGGATGGCTGTGTGATGAAAACTATGTTCCTCATACAAAAAACCACATTTTTGAACCTGAGTTAATCAAACGCTCATCAGTTCACAACTTTAATCAGAAAATACAACACAAGGAGAACACATGAACAACAACACCACGATCATCTCATTTTTAGTCTTTACTGGACTAGTGGGATTAGCCACTTGGCTAATAACAAGAAAGGACGACCATGCAAGTAGCGACGGCTATTTCCTCGGTGGTCGAAGTCTTACTTTCCCTTTAATTGCAGGCTCATTACTCTTAACCAACCTATCCACCGAACAACTCGTTGGTCTAAATGGCGCCGCATTCCAACACGGTTTTCACGTTATGGTTTGGGAAGTTTTTGCAGTCGTCGCACTCGTACTTATGGCACTTTTCTTCTTGCCAAAATTCCTACGCTCAGGTATTGCCACAGTACCACAATATTTAGAAGTCCGCTTCGACCACAAAACTCGCATGATCGTAGACATGATTTTCTTGACTGCTTATGCCGTAATTCTTCTTCCCATAGTGCTTTACTCTGGTGCAAAGGGCTTGTCAAACATGCTCGACGTCCAGGCTCTCACGGGCATTAACAGTGAAACCGGCGTCCTCTGGTTCATGGTCATTGTAATCGGTATCTTAGGTTCTATCTATGCCCTTTTTGGCGGTCTTCGTACTGTCGCTGTTTCAGATACACTCAATGGTGCGGGTCTCCTTATTGGTGGTTTCCTCATCGCTTATTTTGGTTTAAAAGCAGTTGGAGATGGCAATGGCGCTATCGCAGGCTGGAATAGTTTAATCGAAAATGCTCCTGCACGCTTCAATTCTATTGGCGGCAAAAAAGATGATGTTCCATTTTCCACTATTTTCAGTGGCGTTGTTCTCCTTAACCTTTTCTACTGGTGTACTAATCAACAAATCATTCAACGTACTTTTGGTGCATCGAGCTTAGCAGAAGGGCAAAAAGGTGTTCTTTTAACTGGCGCACTCAAACTCTTAGGCCCCATCTATTTAGTCATTCCTGGTATGATTGCCTTCCAATTATATGGTCATCTTGGTATTGGTAACGATGATGCGTACGGCACTCTTGTCAAAAATGTCTTACCCGCTCCATTAACAGGCTTTTTTGCCGCTGTAATGGTAGGTGCCATTCTTTCCTCTTTTAACTCTGCATTGAATTCAACCTGTACTCTTTTCTCACTTGGTTTCTATAAAAATGTTTTAAACAAAGACGCCGACGAAAAACAAGTAGTGAAATCAGGAAAAATATTTGGCTTAATTATCGCCATTACTTCAATGATTATTGCGCCCATGCTCGCAGGGCAAGATAGTATATTTGGCTACCTAGATGCACTCCGACAGATCATTCTCAAGTGCTATTAAAAAATAGCTTAAAGTTATAATTTCCAATAAAAAATCCCACTTAATCGCCTATATTGTAGTAGCTTACACCGACAATAACAGCAAGTGGGACTTTCAATGTACGATACTCTTTTTCCCGAATATTTCATCGAGGAATTACGGCAAACTATAGGAATTTTATGCGGACCATTGAAGATTGCGGGGCAAATCATACTTCGTCCTGAATTTCAAGAGATCAAAAAGGCAATTGAAGATGATCAACTTCAGTTGAGTAAAGATAGAGCCGCCACTAGAAACCGCGAGTTTAAAAACAGCTCTACCCAAAAACACCCCCCAGCTGAATTGGTGGTGGCGTTGTTCATAGCCCGTCACTTTTATGATAATTGTTACGGTGAACGAGGCTATAGTATGCTATGTGAGAATAGTTCCTTGCAGCAGTTTATTGGGCGCTTGGGCATAGGAAGCTTCCCTTCACGCAATACGATTCATGAACAAGTCTCTGCTCTTTCTGAGAAGACCCTTAATCTTTTTCATCAAGCTATTTTGAACTGCGTTAAGGAGTGTGGCCTGGATGATTTTTCAGCAGTGATTATTGATTCTACAGCCATTAAGGCCGATTCAGCGTGGCCTGTCGATAGTCAATTACTAAAGAACCTTAGTTGTAAAATGATGAAAAATATCAGTGACGTTCATGATCAGCTTCCCTGTGTTGAGCGCAGAAAGATCCCTCTCAAACGCCTGCAAAATTACTGTGATTATATGAGTAAACTGGATTTCGAGATCTCTATGCTTAAAGGAAAAAAAGGAGCAAGAAAAATGAGGCAAAAGTTTTATACGCAAGAACTTTTACCGAGGTGCCGAAAATTTATTATTCGCCTGGAGAAGACTCTTCCTCAAATTAAACAACACTGTGAAAGTGCCAAAGTTCTGATGATTGACGAATGTCTATCTCGCTTCATAGATAAAGTTTTGATGGTTGAACATCGCTTCAACATGGCTCCTAAGGACTACGATACGAAGACGGCACGGAAAATTTACAGCATGAGTGATAATGATGCAGCATTTATTAAAAAGGGTGGTCGAGAAACCGTATTTGGCTACCGACCAAATTTCGCCTTTAGTGCCAATGGTTTTCTGACATCATTCACCCTAGAATCTGGAAATACTAGTGACAGCAAGGCCTTCAGTAATTGCCTTGATGAAAATAAAAAGATGACGGGCGAGACCGCAATGATGATCAGTGTGGATGACGGATATAGCTCTGCCGCCAATTTAGATGATGCCATCGAAAAAGGGGCGACATTAGTCAGTGTTAGTGGCTCAAAGGGAAAGAAGCTCTTAGGAGAAGATATTTATGAGAGTGAAAACTACCAACTTGCGAGAAATATCCGATCAATTTCCGAAGCAGGTATTTCAAAGCTGAAGAACTATCACAACCTTGAGCGATTTACCGTTTGTGGCTTAAAGAGGGTTCGTCAAGAAACTCTCATAAGCGCCATAGGATTCAACTTGGAAAGGATCTGCCAGTTATTATGTCAAATAGAGATTGAGGTCGCCGCATAGAATGTCGGAGTGCATCTACCTACAAAAAATGAATGGCATCTACTTCATTCCTTTATTTGCCGTGATTGTTGTTGGTATGTTAAGTAAAAAAGTCCCGTCAATTGCAGCTAAAGTTGGCTTAGCTATTGGTTTCACAATTATTCCAATTGGTTATTTTGTCCCCATGGGATCAAAACTTAATGATGCTGGAGAGAAAATCAGTATCTACCTTTCTGGTGACATCATTAATGGTTTCCACTTCCTTGGTATTTCCTTCGCAATCATTATCGTTGCAATGCTCATCATTGGCGCCATCGCTCCACGCAAAACCGCTTTCATTCAAGAAGACGTAAAAGCAGTTGATATGACGGAATGGAAACACGCCAAACTTACTGGTGGAATTTTAGTAGTCTTAGTTGCTATTATTTACGGTATCTTCGCCGATTTCTCAGCGCTAAGCAAAGATCACAATAACCCTGAAGGACGAGCCAAATACGAGGCTGCTCAAGAAGCCGCGAAGATTAGAAAAAAAGCTGCCGAAGGAAAATCTTCCACAATTGAATCTACTACTGAGCAATCTATGGATATAACGGTACCTAAAGACACCGATGCACCATCAACTCCTACAGTAGAGGCCCCTACAAAATAATAATCTAAACAAAATGAAAGCCTCATTCTATAATGAGGCTTTCCAAATATAATTATGAGCCAAAATAATCCCAAATATTTCACCGACACGTTCGGAATCGAGCCCGAGCTCTTAGCTCAAGCACCTGGTCGCTTAGAAGTTTTAGGTAACCACACCGACTATAACGAGGGCTTTGTGCTCTCGACTGCCGTTAACTGCACGACACAGATCAGCTTCCGAAAAATCGAAGGCGACAGTTGCCAAGTCACTAGTCCATTCATGAAGGATGGCATTCGCGAATTTAATCTCAATGAAATTGACCAAGCTGCAGCTGGGAAAGATTGGACCAACTATATCCGTGGCGTCATTGTGGCACTTAAAAAGAATGGTCATTGCGTCACTGCTTTTCAAGCATTAATAACATCTGATGTCCCCTTGTCAGCAGGCATGAGTAGCTCGGCATCTCTGGAAATGGCTCTAGTTACTGGACTTGATGAATTATTTGCTTTTGGATTGGATAACAAATCTAAAGCACTGATTGGCCAGGCCTGTGAAAACAACTATATCGGTGCGAATACCGGCCTCATGGATCAACTCACTTCCCTCTCTGGACTCGAAGGTCAATTAGTTATTAGCGAATATCGCAATGTAACAGTTAATCACACCCCTTTGCCCACTGAACTTGCTTTAGTCGTACTCAATTCCCATGTCGCTCACGACTTAAGTTTAGAATATAATGAACGACGTCAGCAATGTGAAAATGCTGTCGCTACACTTCAAAAATTCAAGCCCAAGATAAGCGCGCTACGTGATGTGAATTTAGATCAACTCATAAGTCAC is from Lentisphaera profundi and encodes:
- a CDS encoding LacI family DNA-binding transcriptional regulator, yielding MISMQELADICGYSRVSVSAALNGKGGISEKAREKILGLAKEHNYTPNKMAHALKGLPSQLIGMLIRDLSNPFYTQMIKIIDDHLHKEGYSLIVLNSMADAERERKAIQTLYSYNVDGLFIAPFAKEKNSDRIDSLINSHSKPVIMLDNLSRDIGSMSIGFNNRSGAKDATQYLIDCGHRKITYLAGPESSLSYQERSAGFVECMNNNKITMSTDTIYPCGSSAEEGYSAALSLLSQTSRPSALFCFNDYIAIGVYRAAQELKLNIPTDLSIIGFDNINLTKLLSPSLTSVSIHIDKVAADAADNMLKFLNDENTVIP
- a CDS encoding IS4 family transposase, which translates into the protein MKPDKSNVCSLKQICQLIPGHLVQKLADKHGIKTRKFSPWSHVLTLLYAQLSHSLSLNDICDSLQNHSGSLEPIRGATVPKRNTLSNANRTRNADMAEELFWSVLNHLQNKYAGFGIQQKYTGFPRRFKKAIHAVDSTTIQLVANCMPWAKHRRRKAAAKCHMKLNLQNFLPSFAIVKAANTHDSTEAKELCAGMLPGEIVVFDKAYVDYKHLFHLNERKVFWVTRAKDNMSYEIIENISEAKGSIIRDQRIRLKGTKTQLHYPTELRLVEAEVEIDGKLKKMVFITNNFKWAPSSVAQIYKSRWGIEVFFKQIKQTLQISDFLGHNENAIRWQVWTALLTYVLLRFLAFQSKWKYSFSRIFTVIRGVLWSRLELYSVLKSCGTASDPPRLYSTPPQQYLPGFT
- a CDS encoding transposase, whose amino-acid sequence is MYDTLFPEYFIEELRQTIGILCGPLKIAGQIILRPEFQEIKKAIEDDQLQLSKDRAATRNREFKNSSTQKHPPAELVVALFIARHFYDNCYGERGYSMLCENSSLQQFIGRLGIGSFPSRNTIHEQVSALSEKTLNLFHQAILNCVKECGLDDFSAVIIDSTAIKADSAWPVDSQLLKNLSCKMMKNISDVHDQLPCVERRKIPLKRLQNYCDYMSKLDFEISMLKGKKGARKMRQKFYTQELLPRCRKFIIRLEKTLPQIKQHCESAKVLMIDECLSRFIDKVLMVEHRFNMAPKDYDTKTARKIYSMSDNDAAFIKKGGRETVFGYRPNFAFSANGFLTSFTLESGNTSDSKAFSNCLDENKKMTGETAMMISVDDGYSSAANLDDAIEKGATLVSVSGSKGKKLLGEDIYESENYQLARNIRSISEAGISKLKNYHNLERFTVCGLKRVRQETLISAIGFNLERICQLLCQIEIEVAA
- the galK gene encoding galactokinase, translating into MSQNNPKYFTDTFGIEPELLAQAPGRLEVLGNHTDYNEGFVLSTAVNCTTQISFRKIEGDSCQVTSPFMKDGIREFNLNEIDQAAAGKDWTNYIRGVIVALKKNGHCVTAFQALITSDVPLSAGMSSSASLEMALVTGLDELFAFGLDNKSKALIGQACENNYIGANTGLMDQLTSLSGLEGQLVISEYRNVTVNHTPLPTELALVVLNSHVAHDLSLEYNERRQQCENAVATLQKFKPKISALRDVNLDQLISHKNDLEENDYKRALHVVGENQRVHQAQEFLKHADYTAFGQLLFESHQSSMDNFENSCPELDQMIEIAKDSPLCLGARLSGGGFGGISIHLVKHTDAEQYAKEAALAYKQKTGKETQTIICQAAQGAVSQNI